The Candidatus Binatia bacterium genome segment AATCTTGGGCGGCACTCCGGGAGATCCGGCTGGGGTCGGTGAATGGGTCCCTCGCCTGACGCGCCGGCGTGACGCACTGCGGTCGCTCCTCGAGACGGCGGCCAAGAAGAAAGGAGATCCAGGGGCGCGTGTGGATGTCCGTGACCGCGTGGCGGCCGAGCGTTGGCTGCGTGACGTCGAGCCGATCCTTCCCGCCATCAGCGAGCTGCAGGAACTGGCGGAGAACGTCATCGCCGGGGTCGGACTCGCCGCCGTGTGGCACATGTTCCGCGCCTTCTGTGCGCGCCGGCTGCGTGTCCCGCCACAGCCGGCGAACATCCTCGGCCTCCTGGATCAACGAGTGCAGCCCATCCTCGCTGATGCGGTGGCCGCGCGTGTGACCGGATTTTCAGCCGTTCGCTTCTTGATGGATCTGCTCCGGTCGGAACGGCAGTCGACGGCGCGCTTCGGCGAGCCGTGCGTCTTCATCGGCACCGCCTCGCAGGCCAGCGGTCTGCCGTTCAGCGCGGTGCGCGTGCTCGGTTTGGCGGAAGGGGCGCTGCCACACACGCCGCACGACGACCCGATCGTTCCGGATGTGCTGCGTCCCGACATCGAGACCACCGCCCGCAGTCTACAAAAGGATGCGGACATCGTGATCCCACGTTTGGCGGATCGTGTTCTCGATGACATTCACGATGTCTTTCGGGTGGTCAGTGGCGTGCGGGGGCGCCTCGCTCTGTCGGCGCCTCGGCAGTGGGTGGATCGCAGCGAACGTGAAGTGTCCGGTATCATGCTCGAAGTGGCCACGGCGCTCGGGCGCACGGGCGGCGGTATCGACGAGGGGGATGTGCCGACGGCGGCACGGCTGCGTGCCGCCTACCTGAACCCGGGCCGTGACGCCCGCTTGCGCAACGCCGGGCAACGGCCGCTGTCGCCGCGTGCCGTTCTCGCTGCGGTGCTGGCCGCGCTGCCGCACGAGGCCGGAATCATCGTCGTCCCCGCTGACTGGATGGATGACGGGGTGCTGGCGGTGGACCAGCTCTGGCAGCGACTCGCCGCAGTCGAGGATCACTCCCCTGGTGTGATGGACGGCATCGTTACAGAGGCGTGGGCCGTGGTGCCCCAGGCTGGACTGTTTCCTCGCCATCCGATTTCGGCCTCGGCGTTGAACCTGCTGCTCCGCTGCCCGCACCAGTTTCTGCTGACGCGGGTGCTGCACCTGTCCGAGCCGACGCCGCCGCCGTCGGCTGATGTGATCGATCCGAAAGTGTACGGGTCGTTGTTCCATACGGCGGCGGAGCGTTTCTACCACGAGGCCGGTGCGGCAGTGTGCCGCCGCCAGGGCGATGTCGAGACATGGATCGCACGCGCCCGGACGATTGCGGAGGAGGCGTTCGACGAGTTGCGGCACGAGTATCCGATGCGTGGCGAAGACGGCATCGCGCGCGAGCGCAACCGCCTGCTACGGCAGATCGAACAGCTGGTACTCTACGAATGGAACGTACCGCCACGTGAGTTTCTCGAAAGCGAGATGACCTTTGGCGCTCCCGCGCCGGTGCGGTTGGCGCTGGAGGCCGGAGACCTCTACGTGTGGGGGAAGATAGACCGGATCGATCGCATCGAAGGGCAGACGCTGGCGGTGAGGGATCTGAAGACCGGCCGCGTGCGGGACTTCGGCGAAGATCCGATCAACGCGGGTCGAGATCTGCAAATCGGCGTGTATGTCCTGGCACTGGAATCCAGCGGTTACGGCGGCGCGCCGGTTGGTGTGGCGGCGTACGTGCACCCGTCGACCGCGCGCGATCCGGACCGGGCCTTCGAGGGACCGAACGTGGAAGTCTTGCGGCGCCACACGCGTGAATGGCTGGGCATCGCACGACAGCTGTTGACCGGCGGCCTGTTCCCGCGGACGCCCAATCGCGATGACTGCAAGTACTGCCCGTTCGTGCCGGCGTGCGGCGACGGCGCGGCGCAGCGCTCGGCCGTGAAACTCAACAACCTGCCTCCGGCCCACGCCCTCGAGCCCTTCGCCCGCTTCAAGCGCAAGGAAGGCGAGAGAGGGCGTTGATGCGGAGGGCGATGCCATGACCGACGGCCATCTCACATCGCCCGCCCCCTTGCCGCCGGATCAGGCGGCCCGTGATGCCATCATCCACGAGCGCGACTGCAACGTCGCCGTGGTTGCCGGCGCCGGGACCGGGAAAACCAAAACCATTATCGACCGCGCCGTCGAGTTGCTGGCGCCGAGGCGCGCCGGCGTGAAGCCCATCGGCATTCAGACCATGGCGCTGATCACCTTTACGCGCCGGGCCGCGGGGGAGCTGCGCTTCCGCATCCGCGAACACCTGCTGCGCCAGCTGGAACGCGAGGCGGGACGCGACGAGCGGCGCGCCTCGCTGCTGCGCGATGCCCTGGGAAATCTGGACGCCGCGTTCGTTGGCACCATTCACGGCTTCGCCGACCGCCTGCTGCGCCTGCGGCCGGTCGAAGCGGCTCTCAGTCCGGCGTATGCGCTCGTCGAGGACACCAGCGAGCTGGTGAACGAAACCTTCGTGCGACTGCGGCGGGCCGCGGAAGTTGGGGGCCTGCGGAAAGAGCTCGGCCGCTTCGGTGCGCCTCTCGACGCCACCTTGATCGACGAGGCCGCGGAAACCTTGCGCGCCGCCACCCGTGCCGGCTTGCAGATGGAGCGTGCCGAGACTGTGTACGGCTCGGTCGCATCCCTCGAGGCCACGATGTCGCGCATGATCGACACCCGCGACGTCGCCGTCGACCTGTGCGCGGTACCTGATCCCCAGCTCGATCAGGCACGCGCCGCGGCCGACCGCCTGGCCCAGATGGTCAAGCTCATGCGTGGGACCGCCTTCGGGCACCGCAGCGTGCGATTGATGGCGCGTGCCCTGAACCGCCTGCGCTCCGTCGTTGATCCCGCCGAGGCCTTCCGCATTGTTCAGGACGGGCTTGGTGGACGGCAGCTCACCAAGGGGACGGATTTCAACAACGACGACAACGGCTGGTCGATTTACAAAGCCATCCGGCCGCAGGATACCGCCAGAGGCTCGCTGGCCGAGCAGCTCAAAGGCCCACACCGCTGGCTGGCCACGCGCTTGGTGCGCTTGTTCCCCGTCGTGCGCGCCATGTACGAGCGCGTGAAAGCCGAGCATGAGGTGGTCGACTACCTCGATCTGCTCATCAAGCTGCGCGACCTGCTGCGCGACAATCTCAGCGCGCGCCGTTTCTACCAGAGCCTTTTCGAGCACATCTTCGTCGATGAGTTCCAGGACACCGACCCGCTGCAGTGCGAGATCGTCTTCTATCTGTGCGAAGATACGGCCGCGACGACCAGCAGCGATGCCCGAGGTTGGCAGGCCGTGCAGCTGGCGCCGGGCAAGCTCACGATCGTCGGCGACCCGAAGCAATCGATCTACCGTTTCCGCCGCGCGGACATCGCCATGTACGGGCTGGCGACCGAGCGCCTCATCGCCGGCGGCGCGCTCGAACAGCGCTTGGAAACCAACTTTCGCAGCCGCCCGGAGCTGATCACTTTTTTCAACCGGCAGCTCGGGAAAGTGCTGGGCAAGAACGATGGGCCGGCGTTCGACCCGCAAACCGGACGCGCCAATTACGAAGACCTGCTGCCCAGCGCCGTCATCCCTGCGGCTGGCGTGACCGTACATGTCCTGCCGTATGCGGACCTCCAGAACGAAGGCCTGCTGGCTGCCGACGGCCGCGTCGTCGAGGCGGCCATGCTGGCGCGCCATGTGCGCTGGCTGCTCGATACGCATTGCAAGGTGCGTGACTCGGACACCAACGAGGAGCGCCCCGTGCAGCCGGGTGACATCGCCGTGCTCGCCGCCGTCACCACCAACCTCCGGCTGCTGTTGCAGGAGTTCGATGCGCTTGGGATCGAGTACAGCGCGCGCGGTGGGGCGCTGTTTCTCGCTCATCCCGTGGTGCGCCAGTACCTGCTTGCGTTGCGATCCCTTGCCGACCGCAACGACGGCGTCGCCGAAGCGGCGCTGCTACGCCCGCCGTTTTTCGCCCTCGATCTCAGCGACGCCGTGATCGCACGCGGCGACAAGGATGTTGTGGCCGACGGGCGGCGGGCGCGTATGGAACACGCCCTGGCGATCGTGGCCACCCTGCGGGAGCAGCGGTATGCGCAGTCCCCTGGAGCCACGGCACGCGATCTGATCGAGCGCACGGCACTTGGCCGCACCGTGGTGACGGGCCGTAACGGGCGCCAGACATTGGCGGCGCTGTACGAAGTTGCCTCCGAGCTTGATCGTCGCGCGGCCATCGAGGGGCGCGACTACGATGCCGCGACCGAACTGTTCCGGTCATGGGCGGAAGCCCCGGTCTTTCTCGATGCGCCGGAGCCGTCCGGGACGGGTGCGGTCCGCGTCATGACGACGCATAGCGCCAAGGGGCTCGAGTTTCCGGTCGTCATCTTGTGGGACGGCTATCAGACGTTCAACGAGCGCGGTGGCGGCATCTGGCACGTTGGGCGTGACGGGCGGGCCTGGGCGCTCAGTCTCGGGGCGGTGGCCATCGAGCATCCGGCGGGGGCTCACGTGCTGGATCGCGAGAAACAATTTGGCGATCAGGAGCGGCGACGTCTCTACTACGTTGCCGCC includes the following:
- a CDS encoding PD-(D/E)XK nuclease family protein; translation: MSTFEAIFVSPVAWIGRRLESLPQQPVRRAVVLVAAERQAHAIRRHVCVERGRPDHLAGVLFLRPVEFARELLARAGHVRTAAWEDVRRLRVLELFESGALSGSLRYFSAEQLRSGQGYVDAFARTIADLEASGLDPSLAVAVADGLAGQDRQAADRLHDVAVTWKAADANRGIAATDAQVLAEAAELAVHRPELLAPFGSIFAVLAASPSTTLLRFLRAIPACHVVFQEARPLRTGTQRWRQMLPVSADSGPSERRVSADSELDLVQNFLFALPEVLTDPRRPRSTGPDGTVDLEEYPSIEDEIEAAATWVTEQIAAGTPLEQIALVVPEVDAYAPLLSDRLARLTPDSTQNVIRVYVAGGLALAAFPAGMRLHGVLQAVARGLEAEATIRVLPALRRGDSDGGHGRVRLSPSRAAEIVYGAGILGGTPGDPAGVGEWVPRLTRRRDALRSLLETAAKKKGDPGARVDVRDRVAAERWLRDVEPILPAISELQELAENVIAGVGLAAVWHMFRAFCARRLRVPPQPANILGLLDQRVQPILADAVAARVTGFSAVRFLMDLLRSERQSTARFGEPCVFIGTASQASGLPFSAVRVLGLAEGALPHTPHDDPIVPDVLRPDIETTARSLQKDADIVIPRLADRVLDDIHDVFRVVSGVRGRLALSAPRQWVDRSEREVSGIMLEVATALGRTGGGIDEGDVPTAARLRAAYLNPGRDARLRNAGQRPLSPRAVLAAVLAALPHEAGIIVVPADWMDDGVLAVDQLWQRLAAVEDHSPGVMDGIVTEAWAVVPQAGLFPRHPISASALNLLLRCPHQFLLTRVLHLSEPTPPPSADVIDPKVYGSLFHTAAERFYHEAGAAVCRRQGDVETWIARARTIAEEAFDELRHEYPMRGEDGIARERNRLLRQIEQLVLYEWNVPPREFLESEMTFGAPAPVRLALEAGDLYVWGKIDRIDRIEGQTLAVRDLKTGRVRDFGEDPINAGRDLQIGVYVLALESSGYGGAPVGVAAYVHPSTARDPDRAFEGPNVEVLRRHTREWLGIARQLLTGGLFPRTPNRDDCKYCPFVPACGDGAAQRSAVKLNNLPPAHALEPFARFKRKEGERGR
- a CDS encoding UvrD-helicase domain-containing protein, which encodes MTDGHLTSPAPLPPDQAARDAIIHERDCNVAVVAGAGTGKTKTIIDRAVELLAPRRAGVKPIGIQTMALITFTRRAAGELRFRIREHLLRQLEREAGRDERRASLLRDALGNLDAAFVGTIHGFADRLLRLRPVEAALSPAYALVEDTSELVNETFVRLRRAAEVGGLRKELGRFGAPLDATLIDEAAETLRAATRAGLQMERAETVYGSVASLEATMSRMIDTRDVAVDLCAVPDPQLDQARAAADRLAQMVKLMRGTAFGHRSVRLMARALNRLRSVVDPAEAFRIVQDGLGGRQLTKGTDFNNDDNGWSIYKAIRPQDTARGSLAEQLKGPHRWLATRLVRLFPVVRAMYERVKAEHEVVDYLDLLIKLRDLLRDNLSARRFYQSLFEHIFVDEFQDTDPLQCEIVFYLCEDTAATTSSDARGWQAVQLAPGKLTIVGDPKQSIYRFRRADIAMYGLATERLIAGGALEQRLETNFRSRPELITFFNRQLGKVLGKNDGPAFDPQTGRANYEDLLPSAVIPAAGVTVHVLPYADLQNEGLLAADGRVVEAAMLARHVRWLLDTHCKVRDSDTNEERPVQPGDIAVLAAVTTNLRLLLQEFDALGIEYSARGGALFLAHPVVRQYLLALRSLADRNDGVAEAALLRPPFFALDLSDAVIARGDKDVVADGRRARMEHALAIVATLREQRYAQSPGATARDLIERTALGRTVVTGRNGRQTLAALYEVASELDRRAAIEGRDYDAATELFRSWAEAPVFLDAPEPSGTGAVRVMTTHSAKGLEFPVVILWDGYQTFNERGGGIWHVGRDGRAWALSLGAVAIEHPAGAHVLDREKQFGDQERRRLYYVAATRARDLLVLPAPLTKSRRLQYATTELADGAELEQVRRFEPFRLERLPEWARSITPPPPRRIRSDAGLQQQLAAVRLDFQQSLAVSAQPVAVPTAVTLEATGASMGQEIDIESERARKAESGRLGPAFGSAVHRALELILAGSIDSASAAVSLASQEVGLSESL